Genomic DNA from Prevotella intermedia ATCC 25611 = DSM 20706:
GACCCTATCGACCGCAAGGAAGATTTGTTGAACGAAATCATACCTGACGACCCTAATCAGGCATACGATATGTATAAGGTGATTAAGGCTGTAACCGACAACGGAGAGTTCTTCGAGGTGCAACCTAAGTTCGCAAAGAACATTATCACAGGTTTTGCACGCTTCAACGGTCAGAGTGTAGGTATCGTAGCCAACCAACCATCTGCCTATGCAGGTGTTCTCGATGCCAATGCCAGCCGTAAGGGCGCACGCTTCGTACGTTTCTGCGATGCTTTCAATATTCCTATCGTTTCGCTTGTAGACGTTCCGGGCTTCCTCCCAGGTACTGGTCAGGAATACAATGCTGTTATTTTACACGGTGCCCAGTTGCTTTACGCTTACGGCGAAGCTACCGTTCCAAAGATTACCATTACACTTCGCAAGAGCTATGGTGGTTCTCACATCGTTATGGGCTGCAAGCAATTGCGCTCAGACCTTAACTATGCTTGGCCAAGTTCGGAAATTGCCGTTATGGGTGCATCGGGTGCAGTTGCCGTACTTTGCGGAAAAGAAGCGAAGGAAGTCAAGGAAGCTGGTGGCGATGTTAAACAATTCCTTGCCGAGAAAGAAGAAGAATACACAGAAAAGTTTGCAAATCCATATCAGGCAGCTCAATATGGCTACATCGACGATGTAATCGAGCCACGCAACACACGTTTCCGCATCTGCCGTGGTCTTGCACAGTTAGCAAACAAGAAGCAAGACTTACCAGCCAAGAAGCATGGTTGTATGCCAATGTAATTGCAAGTTTCCTTTATAAAAAACATCTGTAAATGAACAATAATATATATGCTGCAATTGCCATGGCACTCTATGAGTATGCAGGCAATAACGTTCACGATGTAGAATCTGGCATCATCACAATAAAGCCAAAGCAGACAATGTGGAATGCCAAGTTCGAGATTATGACAAAGAAACCATAAGACAAAATGAAAGAATTTAAATATACGATTGACGGCAAAGAATATAATGTCGTTATAAACAGCATTGGCGACGACAACGTTGCTGACATCACGGTGAATGGTGAGGAATATAAGGTTCAGATGGAAGCACCTGCTGAGCCAGAAAAGAAGAAGGTAGAATTAGGCAAACCCGTTGCTGAAAGCGAGACTGAAGGCGCATCAGCACCAGCAAACTTCAATGCTTCAAATGCCATAAAGGCTCCGCTTCCAGGCACTATTACTTCAATAGAAGTTGCAGTAGGCCAAGAAGTTAAGGCAGGCGATACAGTTCTCGTGCTCGAAGCTATGAAGATGCAAAACAGCATCGAAGCTGAAAAGGACGGTAAAGTTACAGCCATCGTCGTAAAAGTTGGTCAAGCTGTACTCGAAGACGAAGCATTGGTAGTAATAGAGTAAGCCAACAAGAATATACACGCTTTCTGTTTGACAGACAGCGCATACTATAACGAAATCCATTCATAACACTTTAAAAGTGTTATGAATGGATTTTTGTTTATAAAACAGCAGCGGAGGTCAGCACAGACACATTCTTCCTTCCAAATAGAAAATACTTTTCGCTTCCCTACTCCATTTCTCTCCACATGCCTTTATTTCGATAAAAAAGCACCCGAAAAGTGTAAATATTTTTCACAAGCACGCCTGTTGTATAATTCTCTTGTTATCAACGCATTACAAAACCTATTGTTTTGCGTTCCAAAAGCGGCTGTTTTGCACGGTAAAAGCGTAGGTTTTGCATCGCAAAAGAGCCGCTTTCGCAACGCCAAAGCGCAGTTATCGCTTTTTAAAGAAATTATCTTTACAAAGCGAAGGATATTCTTATCATCTGGCACAAGTAATAAAAGAGAAAACAATTTGCCAAATAAAACATTACTGTCTCTGTATTTGTACACAAGTTTTACAGGCTTTTCACCATTATTATGAACACTTTAGGAAACTTTGTGTAAAATCCTTGCTGATAAGATATTTTTTTGTAACTTTGTTGTCAAAATAGAATATAAAATATACAAAAACGTATGCTTACATTAAAGCTCATCAGTGAGGAAACTGAACGTGTAATAAAAGGTCTTGAAAAGAAGCATTTCAATAATGCCAAAGAGACCATAGAGAAGGTATTGGAATACGACAGAATGCGTCGTGAATACCAACAAAAGCTCGATAGCAATAAGCAACAACAAAATCTTCTTTCAAAACAGATAGGTGGATTAATGAAAGAAGGCAAGAAAGACGAGGCAAACGAAATAAAGAACAAAGTAGCTGAACTGAAAGCTGCTGATAAAGATTTGCAAACCAATATGGAGAAGGCACAAGCCGATATGACCGACTTGCTGCTCACTATCCCCAATATAGCCAATGTAGATGTACCCGAAGGTAAAGACGCTAACGACAACGTTGTAGTAAAAGAAGGTGGCGAAAAGCCAACTTTCGAGAGCGAAAAGCTTTGCCACTGGGATTTATGCGAGAAGTACAACCTCGTTGATTTCGAGCTTGGTGTTAAAATCACAGGGGCAGGTTTCCCTATTTACATAGGCAAAATGGCTCGTTTCCAACGTGCCTTGGAAGCATTCTTCCTTGAAGAAGCACGCAAAAGCGGCTACTTGGAAGTGCAGCCACCCCTACTCGTTAATCAGGCATCAGGCTTGGGAACAGGTCAGTTGCCCGACAAGGAAGGACAAATGTACCATGCGCAGGCAGACGATCTCTACTTGATTCCAACAGCAGAAGTACCTGTTACAAATATCTTCCGTGATGAAATTCTTGACGAGAAGGAGCTTCCTATCAAGCGTTGCGCTTACTCTTCATGCTTCCGTCGCGAAGCAGGAAGCTACGGAAAAGACGTGCGCGGACTCAATCGTTTACACCAATTCGACAAGGTAGAGATTGTACGCATAGACACTCCGCAGCACTCTTACCAATCATTGAACGAAATGTTGGAACACGTTGAAAATCTGTTGATAAAATTAGAACTCCCCTACCGTATTCTCCGGCTATGTGGTGGCGATATGAGCTTCACCTCTGCTATCTGCTACGACTTTGAAGTATGGAGTGCAGCACAAGGGCGTTGGTTGGAGGTAAGCTCTGTTTCTAACTTTGAAAGCTATCAGGCAAACCGCTTACATTGTCGCTATCGCCGTGCTGAAGACAAGAAAATAGAGCTGTGCCATACACTGAATGGCTCGGCATTGGCTTTGCCTCGTATAGTGGCAGCCATACTGGAAAACAATCAGACCCCTGAAGGAATAAGAGTACCGAAAGTACTCGTGCCTTATTGTGGATTTGAAATGCTTGACGACCAAAACTTTTAAGCATTAAGTTTTTATAGTCGCAAATATACGCTTAGCAAAAATAGATAAGAAATCAAAAGCATTATATAGGTTTAAACGAACTTGCCGATACAGCTAAACGTAAATCCTAAATACAAAAAGAGAGTATAAAATTAGAATCTATAAATAACTTAACCTTTAAAACATGAACAAGATTATCAGCAAAGAGCAATTCTCCGAAAAGGTTTTTTGCATCGTTGTAGAAGCACCGCTCATAGCACGCAGCTGCAGGGCAGGTAACTTTATAATAGTGCGCGTAGACAAGAACAGCGAACGCGTGCCTTATACTATTGCTAAGGCTGACCCTGAAAAAGGCACTCTCACCATGGTAATACAAGAGGTGGGACTCTCTTCTACCAAATTGTGCCAGCTCGAACCAGGCGATGAAGTACTCGACATTGTTGGTCCATTGGGACAGGCATCGCACATAGAGAACTATGGTACGGTGGTTTGCGCTGGTGGCGGTATCGGTATCGCAGCCATTCTCCCTATTCTGACAGCATTCAAGAAAGCTGGCAACCGTGTCATCTCTGTATTGGCAGGTCGCACAAAAGAATTGGTGATTATGGTAGATGATGTAGCCAAATACTCTGACGAGGTTATTATTATGACCGACGACGGAAGTATGGGTAAAAAAGGTGTAATAACCGTTGGCGTTGAAGAAGTACTTCAACGTGAAAAGGTAGATAAAGTGCTGGCTATCGGCCCTCCTATAATGATGAAGTTCACATCTTTGCTGGCTAAGAAATATGGCATACCAAACGACGTTTCACTGAATACGATTATGGTGGACGGAACAGGTATGTGTGGTGCATGCCGTCTTACCATCGGTGGAAAGACGAAGTTCGTCTGCATTGATGGCCCTGAATTTAATGGCGACCTTGTTGATTGGGACGAAATG
This window encodes:
- a CDS encoding biotin/lipoyl-containing protein gives rise to the protein MKEFKYTIDGKEYNVVINSIGDDNVADITVNGEEYKVQMEAPAEPEKKKVELGKPVAESETEGASAPANFNASNAIKAPLPGTITSIEVAVGQEVKAGDTVLVLEAMKMQNSIEAEKDGKVTAIVVKVGQAVLEDEALVVIE
- the serS gene encoding serine--tRNA ligase — protein: MLTLKLISEETERVIKGLEKKHFNNAKETIEKVLEYDRMRREYQQKLDSNKQQQNLLSKQIGGLMKEGKKDEANEIKNKVAELKAADKDLQTNMEKAQADMTDLLLTIPNIANVDVPEGKDANDNVVVKEGGEKPTFESEKLCHWDLCEKYNLVDFELGVKITGAGFPIYIGKMARFQRALEAFFLEEARKSGYLEVQPPLLVNQASGLGTGQLPDKEGQMYHAQADDLYLIPTAEVPVTNIFRDEILDEKELPIKRCAYSSCFRREAGSYGKDVRGLNRLHQFDKVEIVRIDTPQHSYQSLNEMLEHVENLLIKLELPYRILRLCGGDMSFTSAICYDFEVWSAAQGRWLEVSSVSNFESYQANRLHCRYRRAEDKKIELCHTLNGSALALPRIVAAILENNQTPEGIRVPKVLVPYCGFEMLDDQNF